From the genome of Pseudomonadota bacterium, one region includes:
- the hypB gene encoding hydrogenase nickel incorporation protein HypB, protein MCDTCGCSHSKISLTVKAPGAKSIHDHYHSPQKKIEIQEDVLSKNNLLAQENRRFLKNKNIRTFNLVSSPGSGKTTLLEKTIIALKKNLSIAVIEGDQQTFRDAERIEATGVPAVQINTGTGCHLDAEMIARALQSLPLQDNSLLFIENVGNLVCPAMFDLGEDAKIVIISVTEGDDKPLKYPGMFHAADICVITKTDLSPYVDFEIAACKENALAVNPRLKFFILSAKTGEGMGEWLDWLSHR, encoded by the coding sequence ATGTGCGACACATGCGGCTGCAGTCACTCAAAAATTTCTCTCACCGTCAAAGCACCCGGCGCAAAATCCATACATGATCATTATCATTCGCCCCAGAAGAAAATTGAAATCCAAGAGGATGTTCTTTCCAAAAACAATCTCCTGGCCCAGGAGAACCGGCGATTTCTTAAAAATAAAAACATCAGGACCTTTAATCTCGTAAGTTCGCCGGGATCAGGCAAAACAACCCTTCTTGAAAAAACAATTATTGCCCTTAAAAAAAATCTCTCGATTGCAGTGATCGAAGGCGATCAGCAGACATTCCGTGATGCGGAACGCATAGAAGCCACAGGAGTCCCTGCGGTGCAGATCAATACAGGAACCGGTTGTCATCTTGATGCGGAGATGATTGCCAGAGCATTGCAAAGCCTTCCGCTGCAAGACAACTCCCTGCTGTTTATTGAAAATGTCGGAAATCTCGTGTGCCCGGCGATGTTCGACCTTGGCGAGGATGCCAAGATCGTCATCATCAGTGTCACTGAGGGCGATGACAAACCCCTGAAATATCCAGGCATGTTTCATGCCGCAGATATCTGCGTCATCACCAAGACCGATCTTTCACCCTATGTTGATTTTGAGATTGCGGCGTGCAAGGAAAATGCCCTGGCCGTCAATCCCCGCTTGAAATTCTTCATCCTCTCCGCCAAAACCGGTGAAGGCATGGGTGAATGGCTGGACTGGCTAAGCCATCGATAA
- a CDS encoding methyl-accepting chemotaxis protein: protein MRRNYFIKKNLQGKYIFSYFIFFLIGCGGLAAILALSIPDSMTITYDNNDLQMGNTSIFFIKSLLSTHWITILSGGLAIVVGALIITHRVAGPLYKIEALYDLMLEGNLSEGISFRKNDEGHELADKITRFNFLIAEKISNVQDYSDEITASLNALANSQESLPDSSNFQAEIQKITELNTQISDSVSLFTVNKP, encoded by the coding sequence ATGAGAAGAAATTATTTCATCAAGAAGAACCTTCAGGGAAAATACATTTTCAGTTATTTCATTTTCTTTTTGATCGGCTGCGGCGGCCTGGCGGCAATTCTAGCCCTCTCCATCCCTGATTCCATGACAATCACCTATGACAACAACGATCTGCAGATGGGCAATACCTCAATATTTTTCATTAAAAGCCTGCTGAGTACCCACTGGATTACAATACTTTCCGGAGGGCTTGCAATCGTTGTTGGCGCCTTGATCATAACCCACAGAGTTGCCGGACCGCTTTACAAGATTGAAGCGCTGTATGATTTGATGCTTGAAGGCAATTTGTCAGAGGGAATCAGTTTCCGGAAAAATGATGAAGGGCATGAACTGGCCGACAAAATTACCCGCTTTAATTTCCTGATCGCAGAAAAGATTTCCAACGTGCAGGACTATTCTGACGAAATTACCGCCTCACTTAATGCACTCGCGAACTCACAGGAGTCATTGCCGGATTCAAGCAATTTCCAGGCTGAAATCCAAAAAATCACCGAATTAAATACGCAGATCAGTGATTCCGTCTCATTGTTCACTGTGAATAAACCGTGA
- the hypA gene encoding hydrogenase maturation nickel metallochaperone HypA, translated as MSLAMNIVEIATQNGLAENAGKINMVELEIGSLAGVMVEALTFCFEAATKGTLAEGAALQINDVQAKAKCTKCGTLFFIQSHFDDCPDCGNPAAEIIQGMDLKIISITVDE; from the coding sequence ATGTCACTGGCGATGAATATCGTTGAAATCGCCACCCAAAATGGGCTGGCGGAAAATGCCGGAAAAATAAACATGGTTGAGCTTGAAATCGGCAGCCTTGCCGGTGTAATGGTTGAAGCGCTCACCTTCTGTTTTGAAGCGGCGACAAAAGGGACCCTTGCTGAAGGTGCAGCGCTTCAGATCAATGATGTACAGGCCAAGGCAAAGTGCACAAAATGCGGAACATTATTTTTTATCCAATCCCATTTTGATGATTGTCCGGACTGCGGCAACCCTGCCGCCGAGATAATCCAGGGAATGGATTTAAAAATTATTTCAATCACGGTTGATGAATAA